In Candidatus Manganitrophaceae bacterium, one DNA window encodes the following:
- the pilM gene encoding type IV pilus assembly protein PilM: MGLSLSFSKKRDLIGLDIGSGAIKLVQLKETAKGYQLQKFGVKPLDSELIVDGTIMDAGRVVSAIKELLEEQAVKTKDVAVSVSGHSVIVKKISLPAMTEEELEESIKWEAEQYIPFDINDVNIDFHILGTADPQESKEQMAVLLVAVKKDKLTEYTTLVTEAGLNPVIVDVDAFTLENMYGVNYDLREGEVVALVNIGASVMNINVLKGGTFAFTRDISIGGNRYNETIQREFNLSYEQAEKAKRGEAVEGVDPQALSTIITNLNAEIASEVIRSFDYFKTTSTNENIDRILLSGGASKLPDFLSQLAEKSGIPVEMTNPFHKVDIPKKLFDLDYIQEVAPLAAVGMGLAIRKVGDR; this comes from the coding sequence ATGGGACTTTCGCTTTCCTTCTCCAAAAAAAGGGATTTAATCGGACTCGATATCGGCTCCGGTGCAATCAAACTGGTTCAATTGAAAGAAACCGCAAAAGGCTATCAATTACAGAAGTTCGGCGTCAAGCCGCTCGACTCCGAGTTGATCGTCGATGGAACCATCATGGACGCGGGCCGGGTGGTGTCGGCGATCAAAGAGTTGTTGGAAGAGCAGGCGGTTAAAACCAAGGACGTGGCTGTTTCGGTGTCGGGTCACTCGGTGATCGTAAAGAAGATCAGTCTTCCCGCGATGACGGAAGAAGAGCTGGAAGAGTCGATCAAATGGGAAGCGGAGCAGTACATCCCGTTCGATATTAACGACGTCAACATCGACTTTCATATCTTGGGAACGGCCGACCCGCAGGAGTCGAAGGAGCAGATGGCGGTTCTCCTGGTGGCGGTGAAGAAAGACAAGCTGACCGAATATACGACCCTGGTGACGGAGGCCGGCCTCAATCCGGTGATCGTCGACGTCGATGCATTTACCCTGGAGAATATGTATGGCGTCAATTATGACCTGCGGGAAGGGGAGGTGGTCGCCCTGGTGAACATCGGTGCGAGCGTGATGAATATCAATGTCCTGAAGGGAGGCACCTTCGCCTTTACGCGCGACATTTCGATCGGCGGCAACCGCTATAACGAGACCATTCAGAGAGAGTTTAACCTCAGCTACGAACAGGCTGAAAAGGCAAAGCGGGGCGAGGCGGTAGAAGGGGTCGATCCCCAGGCCCTTTCCACGATCATCACAAACCTCAATGCCGAAATTGCCTCGGAGGTGATCCGCTCCTTCGATTATTTTAAGACGACCTCGACGAATGAAAATATCGATCGCATCCTTCTCAGCGGCGGCGCATCGAAGCTTCCCGATTTTCTTTCACAGCTTGCGGAGAAGTCGGGGATTCCGGTTGAAATGACGAATCCGTTCCATAAGGTTGATATTCCAAAGAAGC
- a CDS encoding MerR family transcriptional regulator — protein MAQRKNEKYKTKDICSLFDISKATLFRWESEGRISNVGRDWRNWRIYSEQNIKEIKRIISRRLPSQGSFKKS, from the coding sequence ATGGCTCAAAGAAAAAACGAAAAATATAAAACAAAAGATATCTGCAGCCTTTTTGATATTTCCAAGGCGACCTTGTTCCGTTGGGAGAGCGAGGGGCGGATATCCAATGTCGGGCGGGACTGGAGAAACTGGCGGATCTACTCCGAGCAGAATATTAAGGAGATCAAAAGGATTATCTCCCGCCGTTTGCCGAGTCAGGGATCTTTTAAGAAGAGTTGA
- a CDS encoding UbiX family flavin prenyltransferase, producing MPSYVVAISGASGAVYGVRLLDYLLKEKHKVYLTLSHEARIIIKEEMGLDWGAAFPETAQILKKKYSGVDLTYCDEKDMTAPIASGSVPTQGMVIAPCSMKTLAAIAHGFSSNLIERAADVTLKERRPLVLVPRETPLSQIHLRNMLLLAEMGAILIPAMPAFYNHPRSIDDLIHFIVGRVLDSLRIENRLYARWKEE from the coding sequence ATGCCGAGCTACGTGGTGGCGATTTCAGGAGCGAGCGGCGCCGTCTATGGCGTTCGCCTTCTCGACTACCTCCTCAAGGAAAAACATAAAGTCTACTTAACCCTCTCTCACGAAGCGCGGATCATCATCAAAGAGGAGATGGGGCTCGATTGGGGAGCCGCTTTTCCCGAGACCGCTCAGATCCTCAAAAAGAAATACTCCGGCGTTGACTTGACCTATTGTGACGAGAAGGATATGACCGCTCCGATCGCCAGCGGATCGGTTCCGACGCAAGGCATGGTGATCGCACCCTGCTCGATGAAGACCTTGGCGGCGATTGCGCACGGATTCTCTTCCAATCTGATCGAGCGGGCCGCCGATGTCACCCTCAAGGAGCGGCGGCCGCTGGTGCTGGTTCCCAGGGAGACGCCGCTCAGCCAGATCCATCTTCGGAACATGCTCCTGCTGGCCGAAATGGGGGCGATTTTGATTCCGGCGATGCCCGCTTTTTACAACCACCCCCGGTCGATCGACGATCTGATCCACTTCATCGTGGGACGGGTCTTGGACAGTCTGCGAATCGAAAACCGGCTCTATGCACGATGGAAGGAAGAATAA
- the rapZ gene encoding RNase adapter RapZ — MGGAKNVRLVVISGLSGSGKSYVIKYFEDLGFFCIDNLPPPLLPKFVELCNQSRSNITKAALGIDIRERDFLGHFLNIFDQLKEEGYQMELLFLEADDEVLVRRFSETRRPHPLARDGSIVEGIRLERQKMNDLRRRADKILDTSNYHVHQLKEVITQYYLEKGDNRHLNISLISFGYKFGIPYDLDLLFDVRFLANPNFERDLKSLTGEHSRVQNYITAQPEAKFFLEKLYDFLDFLVPLYEKEGKSYLTIGIGCTGGRHRSVSIVNFLREHLQGKGLQVHCRHRDLGQPG, encoded by the coding sequence ATGGGTGGTGCGAAAAATGTCCGCCTGGTTGTTATCAGCGGCCTTTCCGGTTCCGGGAAGAGCTATGTCATTAAATATTTCGAAGACCTCGGCTTTTTCTGCATCGACAACCTTCCTCCCCCGCTCCTTCCCAAATTCGTAGAACTTTGCAACCAATCGAGAAGTAACATTACCAAGGCGGCGCTCGGCATCGACATCCGAGAACGGGATTTTCTCGGCCACTTCCTCAATATCTTTGACCAGCTCAAGGAAGAAGGCTACCAGATGGAGCTTCTCTTTCTGGAGGCGGACGATGAGGTCCTCGTCAGACGCTTCTCAGAAACGCGGCGGCCGCATCCGCTGGCCCGGGATGGATCGATCGTTGAGGGAATTCGTCTCGAGCGCCAAAAGATGAATGACCTGCGGCGGCGGGCCGATAAAATCCTCGACACCTCCAACTACCATGTCCACCAGCTCAAAGAGGTGATCACCCAATACTATTTGGAGAAGGGCGACAATCGGCACCTCAACATCTCCCTTATTTCATTCGGATACAAATTCGGCATTCCTTACGATCTCGATCTGCTTTTTGACGTCCGCTTTTTGGCCAATCCCAACTTTGAGCGGGATTTAAAGTCGCTCACGGGGGAACACTCCCGGGTTCAAAACTACATCACGGCCCAACCGGAGGCAAAGTTCTTCCTGGAAAAGCTATATGATTTTCTCGACTTTCTCGTTCCGCTCTATGAGAAAGAGGGGAAGAGCTATCTCACGATCGGAATCGGCTGCACCGGCGGGAGGCACCGCTCCGTCTCGATCGTCAATTTCTTGCGGGAGCACCTTCAAGGAAAGGGACTGCAGGTTCATTGCCGACATCGGGACCTGGGACAGCCGGGGTAA
- the rpoN gene encoding RNA polymerase factor sigma-54 gives MRARLDLKMTQKLIMTPQLQQAIKLLQLSRLELSQVINQEMLENPLLEDLVSDAPEEEPSTSTTLDGEGEKREREEEAASEKSSDEFDLKWEDYYMDDDREDGGNYSAASTEERPSYEQTLAKAASLEDHLIWQLGLSSVTEREKQIGTLLIGNIDDNGYLSGSLEEISQSLSAPLEVVERVLKVIQGFDPTGVGARDLKECLLIQTAQLGLGGSLVDAVIKGHLEDLEKKRYQHIAKTCNVSVQEVLQASKVIEHLEPKPGRPFASTDNLYITPDVFVVKSEGKYVVLLNDDGLPKLKISPFYRSLLRSKESVAETTKTYLEEKFRSALWLVRSIEQRNRTIQLVAQSIVQFQYEFMEKGISYLKPLILKQVADDISMHESTVSRVTTNKYMYTPQGIFELKFFFNSSLPRVGNGADSLSSIAVREMIRKMVAEEDPVRPLKDQEIVERLKQNDVDIARRTVTKYRAWLKIPPASRRKRPY, from the coding sequence ATGCGAGCCCGGCTCGATTTGAAAATGACGCAGAAGCTGATTATGACGCCTCAGCTTCAGCAGGCGATCAAGCTTCTACAGCTTTCAAGACTTGAGTTAAGCCAGGTGATCAATCAGGAGATGCTGGAGAATCCTCTTTTGGAAGACCTGGTTTCCGATGCGCCCGAGGAAGAGCCTTCTACCTCGACGACGCTCGATGGAGAGGGGGAGAAGCGGGAAAGAGAAGAAGAGGCCGCCTCCGAAAAATCTTCCGACGAGTTCGATCTGAAGTGGGAAGACTATTACATGGATGACGACCGGGAGGACGGAGGAAATTACTCCGCCGCCTCCACGGAGGAGAGACCTTCGTACGAGCAGACGTTGGCGAAGGCCGCTTCGCTCGAAGATCACCTGATCTGGCAATTGGGCCTCTCTTCGGTGACCGAGCGGGAAAAGCAGATCGGAACGCTCCTCATCGGAAACATTGATGACAACGGTTATTTGAGCGGGTCGTTGGAAGAGATATCCCAATCGCTCTCCGCCCCTTTGGAGGTGGTCGAACGGGTTTTGAAGGTGATCCAGGGGTTTGATCCGACCGGGGTCGGCGCACGAGATTTAAAGGAATGCCTGCTTATTCAGACCGCGCAGCTCGGATTGGGCGGCTCCTTGGTCGACGCCGTGATCAAGGGACATCTGGAGGATCTTGAAAAAAAACGGTATCAACATATCGCTAAAACGTGTAATGTGTCGGTGCAAGAGGTGCTGCAAGCCTCTAAAGTGATCGAACATCTGGAGCCGAAGCCGGGACGTCCCTTCGCATCGACCGATAACCTTTATATTACCCCCGATGTGTTTGTCGTGAAGTCGGAGGGGAAGTATGTTGTTTTATTAAACGATGACGGGCTTCCGAAGTTAAAGATCAGCCCTTTTTATCGAAGCCTCCTTCGATCAAAGGAATCGGTGGCGGAGACGACCAAAACCTATCTCGAAGAAAAGTTTCGATCGGCGCTCTGGCTGGTTCGGAGCATCGAGCAGCGAAATCGGACGATTCAATTGGTGGCGCAGAGCATCGTCCAGTTCCAGTACGAATTTATGGAAAAGGGGATCAGCTATCTGAAGCCGCTGATTTTGAAACAGGTCGCCGATGATATCAGCATGCACGAATCGACCGTCAGCCGGGTGACCACCAATAAATATATGTATACCCCTCAGGGGATTTTTGAGCTAAAATTCTTCTTCAACAGCAGCCTCCCCCGCGTCGGCAATGGAGCGGACAGCCTCTCCTCGATTGCGGTGCGGGAGATGATCCGGAAGATGGTTGCGGAAGAAGATCCGGTCCGTCCGTTAAAAGACCAGGAGATCGTCGAGCGGCTCAAACAGAACGATGTCGACATTGCAAGACGGACCGTCACGAAGTATCGCGCCTGGCTTAAGATTCCCCCGGCCAGTCGACGAAAGAGACCCTATTAG
- the lptB gene encoding LPS export ABC transporter ATP-binding protein: protein MLEATGLEKSYQGRKVVRNATLKVNRGEVVGLLGPNGAGKTTSFYMMVGLTPPDRGEISLNGEKITGMPMYLRARKGISYLPQEASIFRKLTVEENIMAILETLDLSASERQSRLQALLGELNIAHLAKNRAYTLSGGERRRLEITRALVISPQFILLDEPFAGIDPIVVIDIQKIIFQLKQRGIGVLITDHNVQETLEITDRSYIIYEGEILISGTSSEIANSPQARAIYLGERFHWQDRNARSLQP, encoded by the coding sequence ATGCTGGAAGCAACGGGACTCGAAAAAAGTTATCAAGGACGCAAGGTGGTTCGAAATGCCACCCTCAAGGTCAATCGGGGGGAGGTCGTCGGCCTGTTGGGGCCGAACGGCGCCGGGAAAACCACTTCCTTTTATATGATGGTCGGTCTGACCCCTCCGGACCGGGGGGAGATCTCCTTGAATGGGGAGAAGATCACCGGAATGCCGATGTACCTTCGGGCGCGAAAGGGGATCAGCTATCTTCCACAGGAAGCCTCCATCTTCCGGAAGCTGACGGTCGAAGAGAACATCATGGCGATTTTGGAGACCCTCGATCTCTCCGCTTCCGAAAGACAATCGCGGCTCCAGGCCTTGCTGGGTGAATTGAATATTGCACATTTGGCGAAGAACAGAGCATACACCCTCTCCGGGGGAGAGCGGCGGCGGCTTGAAATCACCCGGGCGCTAGTTATCTCCCCCCAATTTATCCTTCTCGACGAGCCGTTCGCCGGCATTGATCCGATTGTTGTAATCGACATCCAAAAAATTATTTTTCAACTAAAACAGCGAGGAATCGGCGTCTTAATTACCGACCATAATGTTCAGGAGACGCTGGAGATTACGGATCGATCCTATATTATTTACGAAGGGGAGATCTTGATTTCCGGGACCTCCTCGGAAATTGCCAACAGCCCTCAAGCGAGGGCGATCTATCTGGGCGAGCGATTCCATTGGCAGGATCGAAATGCGAGATCTCTTCAACCTTAA
- the lptC gene encoding LPS export ABC transporter periplasmic protein LptC, protein MLALIMMFLLFLSFSLFSGMKKRNISVIFNDIGGKADVKIGRFSFVQSQDGIKNWELKADRAEIFEKDKKAQLETVAVKMKTPEGLELSMEGDSGSIDTERKDFHLQKQADLMAIQMSNGYIIKTPAISWFNDRKVIVADGPAHITGPQIEIDGSELQIAAETQEVTISGRVQALVH, encoded by the coding sequence TTGCTCGCACTCATCATGATGTTTCTCCTGTTTTTATCTTTTTCGCTTTTCTCCGGCATGAAGAAAAGAAATATATCGGTCATCTTTAATGACATTGGCGGAAAAGCGGATGTAAAAATCGGACGGTTTTCTTTTGTTCAATCGCAAGACGGGATAAAAAATTGGGAGTTGAAGGCCGATCGCGCCGAGATTTTCGAGAAGGATAAAAAAGCGCAGCTCGAAACGGTGGCCGTGAAGATGAAGACCCCGGAGGGGCTTGAGCTCTCGATGGAAGGAGATTCAGGTTCGATCGATACCGAACGAAAAGACTTCCACCTCCAAAAACAAGCCGACCTGATGGCCATTCAAATGAGCAACGGCTATATCATTAAGACTCCCGCCATTTCTTGGTTTAATGATCGGAAAGTCATCGTGGCAGACGGACCCGCGCACATCACCGGCCCTCAGATAGAAATTGACGGAAGCGAGCTGCAGATCGCAGCCGAAACTCAAGAGGTAACCATCTCGGGCCGTGTTCAAGCGTTGGTCCATTAA
- the rplQ gene encoding 50S ribosomal protein L17 yields the protein MRHRKAGRPLGRNSAHRKALFRNLVTSFLRYERIETTEAKAKELRAIADQMITLGKRGDLHARRMAASYILDKDVVSTLFADVAPRFMSRQGGYTRLIKTRVRYGDGAPMVIVELTEAKKAEKSAKKETKGAKTTKATKEKKEKEAGAEEAASAKPAS from the coding sequence ATGCGTCATCGAAAAGCAGGCCGTCCTTTAGGGCGGAACAGCGCGCACCGCAAGGCGCTTTTTCGAAACTTGGTTACCTCGTTCCTTCGTTATGAGCGGATCGAGACGACCGAGGCGAAAGCAAAAGAGCTTCGAGCGATCGCCGATCAGATGATCACGCTGGGAAAGCGGGGCGATCTTCATGCGCGGCGGATGGCGGCCTCCTATATTCTCGACAAGGATGTGGTCTCCACCCTCTTTGCCGATGTGGCGCCCCGTTTTATGAGCCGACAGGGAGGCTACACCCGTTTAATTAAAACACGGGTCCGTTATGGCGACGGAGCGCCGATGGTGATCGTGGAGTTGACGGAGGCAAAGAAAGCCGAGAAGTCGGCAAAGAAAGAAACAAAGGGAGCCAAGACGACCAAGGCGACAAAAGAAAAGAAAGAAAAAGAGGCAGGCGCGGAAGAAGCGGCCTCCGCAAAACCTGCCTCATAA
- a CDS encoding DNA-directed RNA polymerase subunit alpha, with translation MIIRTKDFQIPKKLEVEKETLTKTYGKFYAEPFERGFGSTIGNSLRRVLLSSIAGASVTSIKIEGVLHEFSSIAGVKEDVTDIILNIKNLRLKLHTDKPKVIHIKKKGAGEVLAKDISHDADVEILTPDLHIATLDKDGNLDMELVVKMGRGYVPSERNKEEGMPIGVIPIDAIFSPIRKVNFTVENARVGRVTDYDKLVIEIWTDGSVKPDDVLGFAAKILKDHLSIFINFEEQEQPVELARDEAKEFNKNLLRSVHELELSVRAANCLKNANIRTIADLVQRSEAEMLKTKNFGRKSLNEIKEILSEMGLSLGMKLDGYSNEAAQKEG, from the coding sequence ATGATTATTAGAACAAAAGATTTTCAGATTCCAAAGAAACTTGAAGTCGAGAAAGAGACGCTGACAAAGACCTACGGAAAGTTTTACGCCGAGCCGTTTGAGCGGGGTTTCGGCAGCACGATCGGGAATTCGCTTCGGCGCGTCCTTCTCTCTTCCATTGCGGGTGCGTCGGTCACCTCGATCAAAATCGAGGGGGTGCTGCACGAGTTTTCTTCGATCGCGGGTGTGAAGGAAGATGTCACCGATATTATTCTCAACATCAAAAACCTCCGTCTCAAGCTCCACACCGATAAGCCGAAGGTCATTCACATCAAGAAAAAAGGGGCGGGAGAGGTGCTTGCAAAGGACATCAGCCATGATGCCGATGTCGAGATCCTGACACCCGATCTTCATATCGCCACACTCGATAAAGACGGAAATCTCGATATGGAGCTGGTGGTGAAAATGGGCCGGGGTTACGTCCCCTCCGAGCGAAACAAGGAAGAGGGGATGCCGATCGGTGTGATTCCGATTGACGCGATTTTCTCTCCGATTCGAAAAGTCAATTTTACCGTAGAGAATGCCCGCGTTGGCCGGGTGACCGATTATGACAAGCTGGTGATCGAAATTTGGACCGACGGGAGCGTGAAGCCGGACGACGTCCTCGGTTTTGCGGCCAAGATCTTAAAAGATCACCTGAGCATCTTCATCAATTTTGAAGAGCAGGAGCAGCCGGTCGAGCTGGCGCGGGATGAGGCGAAGGAGTTCAATAAAAATCTGCTTCGAAGCGTCCACGAATTAGAGCTCTCGGTCCGGGCGGCGAACTGTTTGAAAAACGCCAATATCCGGACGATCGCCGATTTGGTTCAGCGATCCGAAGCAGAAATGCTCAAGACAAAGAATTTCGGGCGAAAGTCGTTAAACGAGATCAAAGAGATTCTCTCCGAGATGGGACTCTCGCTCGGGATGAAGCTCGACGGCTATTCGAACGAAGCGGCACAGAAAGAAGGGTAA
- the rpsD gene encoding 30S ribosomal protein S4, whose translation MARYVGPVCRLCRREGIKLFLKGTRCYSEKCAIDRRSYPPGQHGQARPRASEYSAQLREKQKLKRIYGLLERQFRQYFFKAERKKGITGENLLRLLESRLDNVVYRLGLSSSRKQGRMLIRQNHFMVNGKAVNIPSYLVSVNDAIEVKEGSRTLLAIQSALEGIGTRGVPSWLELDQNQMKGMVKSQPSKEEIALPVNEQLVVELYSR comes from the coding sequence TTGGCTAGATATGTCGGTCCAGTATGTCGGTTGTGTCGAAGGGAAGGGATTAAGCTCTTTCTTAAAGGGACCCGCTGTTATTCCGAAAAATGTGCCATCGATCGGCGCAGCTATCCGCCCGGCCAGCATGGTCAGGCGCGGCCGCGCGCCTCGGAGTACAGCGCACAGCTGCGTGAGAAGCAGAAGCTGAAGCGGATTTACGGACTTCTGGAGCGCCAATTCAGGCAATACTTCTTTAAGGCGGAACGGAAGAAGGGGATCACCGGCGAGAACCTGTTGAGGCTCCTCGAATCAAGGCTAGATAATGTCGTCTATCGTCTCGGGCTGTCGTCATCGAGGAAGCAGGGTCGGATGCTGATTCGGCAAAATCATTTTATGGTCAATGGGAAAGCGGTTAATATTCCGTCCTATCTGGTCAGTGTGAACGACGCGATCGAGGTGAAGGAGGGAAGCCGCACTCTTCTGGCAATCCAAAGCGCGCTCGAGGGAATTGGAACCCGGGGTGTTCCTTCTTGGTTGGAATTGGATCAGAACCAGATGAAGGGGATGGTGAAATCACAGCCGAGCAAGGAAGAAATTGCGCTTCCTGTCAACGAACAGCTGGTTGTGGAGCTCTACTCCAGATAA
- the rpsK gene encoding 30S ribosomal protein S11 — MVAKKGAKKKEKRNVQTGVAHIQASFNNTLVTITDMAGNVIVWASAGSQGFKGSRKSTPFAAQRAAEIVAKKAMDNGMKQVDVYVKGPGSGRESAIRALQATGLKINLIKDVTPIPHNGCRPPKRRRV; from the coding sequence ATGGTTGCCAAAAAGGGAGCGAAGAAGAAAGAGAAACGGAATGTCCAAACCGGGGTCGCACATATCCAGGCCTCTTTTAACAACACGCTGGTGACGATTACCGACATGGCGGGAAACGTGATCGTCTGGGCGAGCGCCGGCAGCCAAGGGTTTAAAGGCTCTCGGAAGAGCACCCCCTTCGCGGCGCAACGGGCTGCGGAAATCGTCGCGAAAAAGGCGATGGACAACGGCATGAAGCAGGTCGATGTTTATGTGAAGGGGCCGGGCTCGGGCCGGGAATCGGCGATTCGGGCGCTTCAGGCGACGGGGTTGAAGATCAACTTGATCAAAGATGTCACCCCGATCCCCCACAACGGCTGTCGTCCTCCCAAGCGGAGACGGGTGTAG
- the rpsM gene encoding 30S ribosomal protein S13 — MARIAGIDLPREKRVEIGLTYIFGIGRPTALKILKETNIDPAIRVKDLQEDQVVRLREAIERGHRVEGDLRREVSMNIKRLMDIGCYRGLRHRRGLPVRGQRTRTNARTRKGRKKQTVGAKRKETKA; from the coding sequence ATGGCTAGAATCGCAGGAATTGATTTGCCGAGGGAGAAGCGGGTCGAAATCGGTCTGACCTACATTTTTGGAATCGGCCGTCCGACCGCCCTCAAGATTTTGAAGGAGACCAACATTGATCCGGCCATCCGGGTGAAAGACCTCCAGGAGGACCAGGTGGTCCGGCTCCGCGAGGCGATCGAGCGGGGGCATCGGGTCGAGGGGGATCTTCGCCGTGAAGTCTCCATGAACATCAAACGTTTGATGGATATCGGCTGCTACAGGGGCCTTCGTCATCGCCGCGGCCTGCCGGTGCGGGGTCAGCGGACGCGCACCAATGCCCGGACCCGAAAGGGCCGGAAGAAGCAGACGGTCGGTGCAAAAAGGAAAGAGACGAAGGCTTAA
- the rpmJ gene encoding 50S ribosomal protein L36, whose protein sequence is MKVRSSVKAICAKCKIIKRKGVIRVICENPRHKQRQG, encoded by the coding sequence ATGAAGGTCCGGTCATCCGTCAAGGCGATTTGCGCCAAATGCAAAATTATAAAAAGAAAAGGGGTGATCCGCGTGATTTGCGAGAATCCCCGTCACAAACAGCGGCAAGGTTAA
- the infA gene encoding translation initiation factor IF-1 — MAKEDVIEVQGTIIETLPNAMFRVALENGHRVLAHISGKMRMHYIKILPGDKVTLELSPYDLTRGRITYRFSK, encoded by the coding sequence ATGGCGAAAGAAGATGTAATTGAAGTGCAAGGGACGATTATTGAGACCTTGCCGAACGCCATGTTCCGCGTGGCGCTTGAGAACGGCCATCGCGTCCTGGCCCACATCTCCGGGAAAATGAGGATGCATTATATTAAAATTCTACCTGGGGATAAGGTGACGCTGGAGCTTTCCCCGTATGATTTAACCCGAGGTCGAATTACATACCGCTTCAGTAAGTAA
- the map gene encoding type I methionyl aminopeptidase produces MIILKSKAEVTKIATASRIVAESLEALRAYLKPGMTTKELDLFVEKEIRKRGGIPAFKGYRNYPATLCISVNEEVVHGIPSGKVLKEGDIVGLDLGAIYDGFYGDSAVTVPVGAVTPEAERLIEVTRESLYAGIEQAREGNRLSDISHAVQSHIERAGFSVVTDFVGHGIGRALHEEPQVPNFGSPGRGPRLREGMVLAIEPMVNIGSAAVRVLDDHWTAVTVDGSLSAHFEHTVAVTKEGPVILTQLGAGVI; encoded by the coding sequence ATGATTATTTTAAAGTCTAAAGCGGAAGTCACAAAGATCGCCACCGCCTCTCGGATTGTCGCGGAATCGCTTGAAGCGCTCCGTGCCTATTTGAAGCCGGGGATGACGACGAAAGAGCTCGACCTCTTCGTGGAGAAAGAAATCCGGAAACGGGGCGGGATTCCGGCGTTCAAAGGCTACCGGAACTATCCGGCCACTCTTTGTATTTCGGTCAATGAGGAGGTGGTTCACGGAATCCCTTCTGGAAAGGTGCTCAAAGAGGGGGACATCGTGGGGCTCGATCTGGGCGCGATTTATGACGGCTTCTACGGTGATTCCGCCGTGACCGTTCCGGTGGGAGCAGTGACGCCTGAAGCGGAGCGGCTGATCGAGGTGACGCGTGAGTCACTCTATGCCGGGATCGAGCAGGCCCGGGAGGGGAACCGGCTCTCGGATATTTCGCATGCGGTGCAATCGCACATTGAACGCGCCGGCTTTTCGGTGGTGACCGACTTTGTCGGGCATGGGATCGGCCGCGCGCTGCATGAAGAGCCGCAGGTTCCCAACTTCGGCTCGCCGGGTCGGGGACCGAGATTGCGCGAGGGAATGGTCCTGGCGATTGAGCCGATGGTGAATATTGGAAGCGCCGCCGTTCGGGTATTGGATGATCATTGGACGGCGGTCACGGTCGACGGAAGCCTCTCCGCCCATTTCGAGCATACCGTTGCCGTCACGAAAGAGGGTCCTGTTATTTTGACCCAGCTTGGGGCGGGCGTAATTTAA
- a CDS encoding adenylate kinase: MRLIFLGPPGVGKGTQAGQLSERYRTPHIATGDILRGAIARKTPVGLEAKSYIDAGKLVPDDVIINIIRERLKEPDTKEGYILDGFPRTIKQAEALSKILEESGRQIDRVLYFDLAEEELVKRIAGRRSCPSCQKVYHTVFNPPPKEGVCSCGTALIQRKDDRPETVKERLAVYRNETTPLIQFYRDRGLLSQIDSDGSVDTITKRVEDAALLQKKRP, translated from the coding sequence ATGCGGTTGATTTTCCTCGGACCGCCGGGGGTCGGAAAAGGGACACAGGCGGGACAGTTATCGGAGCGTTACCGGACGCCCCACATTGCGACCGGAGATATCTTGAGGGGGGCGATCGCCCGAAAGACCCCTGTCGGCTTGGAAGCGAAATCCTATATCGATGCCGGAAAGCTGGTTCCCGATGATGTCATCATCAATATCATCCGCGAGCGGCTGAAGGAGCCGGATACCAAGGAAGGATATATCCTCGACGGGTTTCCGAGGACGATCAAGCAGGCCGAAGCGCTTTCGAAAATCTTAGAGGAGAGCGGCCGGCAGATCGATCGGGTTCTCTATTTTGATTTGGCCGAAGAAGAATTGGTAAAGCGAATTGCGGGGCGGAGGAGTTGTCCTTCCTGTCAGAAGGTGTATCATACGGTGTTCAACCCTCCTCCGAAAGAAGGGGTCTGCAGCTGCGGCACGGCGCTGATCCAACGCAAGGATGATCGGCCCGAGACGGTGAAGGAACGCCTGGCGGTCTATCGAAATGAGACGACCCCTCTCATCCAATTCTACCGTGACCGGGGGCTATTGTCGCAGATCGATTCAGACGGGAGCGTCGACACCATTACAAAGCGGGTCGAAGACGCCGCCCTCTTACAGAAAAAGAGACCCTGA